The following are encoded together in the Budorcas taxicolor isolate Tak-1 chromosome 4, Takin1.1, whole genome shotgun sequence genome:
- the CHRM2 gene encoding muscarinic acetylcholine receptor M2 has product MNNSTNSSNNVALTSPYKTFEVVFIVLVAGSLSLVTIIGNILVMVSIKVNRHLQTVNNYFLFSLACADLIIGVFSMNLYTLYTVIGYWPLGPVVCDLWLALDYVVSNASVMNLLIISFDRYFCVTKPLTYPVKRTTKMAGMMIAAAWVLSFILWAPAILFWQFIVGVRTVEDGECYIQFFSNAAVTFGTAIAAFYLPVIIMTVLYWHISRASKSRIKKDKKEPVANQDPVSPSLVQGRIVKPNNNNMPGSDDGLEHNKIQNGKTPRDAVTENCVQGEEKESSNDSTSVSAVASNMRDDEITQDENTVSTSVGHSKDENSKQTCIKIVTKTPKGDSCTPTNTAVELVGSSGQNGDEKQNIVARKIVKMTKQPAKKKPPPSREKKVTRTILAILLAFIITWAPYNVMVLINTFCAPCIPNTVWTIGYWLCYINSTINPACYALCNATFKKTFKHLLMCHYKNIGATR; this is encoded by the coding sequence ATGAATAACTCAACAAACTCCTCTAACAATGTGGCTCTGACCAGTCCTTATAAGACATTTGAAGTGGTTTTTATTGTCCTTGTGGCTGGGTCCCTCAGTTTGGTGACCATTATTGGGAACATCCTGGTCATGGTCTCCATTAAAGTCAATCGCCACCTCCAGACCGTCAACAATTACTTTTTGTTCAGCTTGGCCTGTGCTGACCTCATCATTGGTGTTTTCTCCATGAACTTGTATACCCTTTACACTGTGATTGGCTACTGGCCTTTGGGACCTGTGGTGTGTGACCTTTGGCTTGCCCTGGACTACGTGGTCAGCAATGCCTCAGTAATGAATCTGCTCATCATCAGCTTCGACAGATACTTCTGCGTCACGAAACCACTCACTTATCCCGTCAAGCGGACCACAAAAATGGCAGGTATGATGATCGCAGCTGCCTGGGTCCTCTCCTTTATCCTCTGGGCTccagccattctcttctggcaGTTCATCGTAGGGGTGAGAACTGTGGAGGATGGGGAATGCTACATCCAGTTTTTTTCCAATGCGGCTGTCACCTTTGGCACGGCCATTGCAGCCTTCTATTTGCCTGTGATCATCATGACTGTGTTATACTGGCACATATCCCGCGCCAGTAAGAGTAGGATCAAGAAGGACAAGAAGGAGCCTGTGGCCAACCAAGATCCAGTTTCTCCAAGTCTGGTTCAAGGAAGGATAGTGaagccaaacaacaacaacatgcctGGGAGTGATGATGGCTTGGAGCACAACAAAATCCAGAATGGCAAAACTCCTAGAGATGCTGTAACTGAAAACTGTGtccagggggaggagaaagagagcTCCAATGATTCCACCTCAGTCAGTGCTGTTGCCTCTAATATGAGAGATGATGAAATAACCCAGGACGAAAACACAGTTTCCACTTCTGTGGGCCATTCCAAAGATGAGAACTCAAAGCAAACGTGCATCAAAATTGTCACCAAGACCCCAAAAGGTGACTCATGTACCCCAACTAATACCGCCGTGGAGCTAGTTGGTTCTTCCGGTCAGAATGGAGATGAAAAACAGAACATCGTTGCTCGCAagattgtgaaaatgactaagcAGCCTGCCAAAAAGAAGCCTCCTCCCTCCCGGGAAAAGAAGGTGACCAGGACGATCTTGGCTATTCTGTTGGCTTTCATCATCACTTGGGCCCCATACAATGTCATGGTGCTCATTAACACCTTTTGTGCACCCTGCATCCCCAACACAGTGTGGACAATTGGTTATTGGCTCTGTTACATCAATAGCACTATCAACCCTGCCTGCTATGCCCTTTGTAATGCCACCTTCAAGAAGACCTTTAAACACCTTCTCATGTGTCATTATAAGAACATAGGCGCTACAAGGTAA